ATCTTATAAAGCTTCAATATTGATTGATGATGCATCTTTGACGGATGAGAGGACAAAGTTTTTGGATGAACAACTTGACTATATACATGTAAAATCAAAGAGATGGGTATTAGTCCAACAACTAAGTTCAGTACTCAGAGAAGGAAAAACTTAGATAAATCAGTTAGTATAGGCGATCCTTCTCAAATTAGAACAAAAGGGTGTGGTAAGAGAATGTTATCTTCAAAGGAGAAGTCAACTGTAAAGCCTAGGGCCTGCCATGGATATGGGATTCGTGGAGTATCACACGACAAACGTAATTGTCCAGATTTGCATGACGGGTATGTGTATGATTgtgaaattttatcatttatattgTATAGTTATTTAAGTAATCAACAAATATCACTTCATCATTTTTACTGTTATATTTGAATTACAGGTCAGCTGCAGGTGATTGCCATGACAGTTATTAATTTGCAATTGAAAAGGATTGATGTTCATACAGTAAAATGTGGCTTTTATGAACAGTGCATATATTGGAACTTAGCAATAAGAAGGAGAAAACTGGATCTGTTATGCAAGTTGAAGGAGAATACTTGGCTTTAAGGCAGAATGATCTCACTTTATTTTCAAAAGGAGTTGTAATTGCTACCTTGGAGTTAATTGTGTTTTTGATGATGTTAGACTGATTACTAGAGTTAGGACtcaatataatatttagtgtttttaatttcatgttgattcatttgaactttttttgtttctacGGTTTCAAACATAATTTGTTTGGCAATTCTtcaatagtaatttttttgaggTATTTTAATCAACCTTCGACATCTTCTATTGTTGCTATGTTATTTGCTTGCATTTCTTTGGATAAACTGAAGAATGTCTTCATTAGTGTGattgataaaaaattttgattagttaCTTTTACTTCAAACATTCATCACAAAAAATTGTCTTCTTCACTCTTTCAATACCATAATATCTCCTTAGTAACTCTTCCTCATTGCTTgagaaattaaagagaaactCTCCAGAAAATGGCACTCTAGACAAAGTGCTgctaaattttaatatgtatCAGTTTGCTGATAACTTTTCAAATCTGTATAATCCTTGAATCCTAATGTAATGTTTGGGCATccttattttaagtttttgcaTTCTCTTTATCCATTATGAATTGAGTTTAATTCTTAACCAAGTAAACATAGTACAATTATACAtcacaaagaaaaaatatgctTCTTTGCAAGACTAAGTATGTTAAATGAACAAGTGCAAGTTTTACTGAAGCATTTTCTCGAACAGTTAAGTTGCAAGAACTTTCAATGTAATTCCTCACAATCTCAAATCACACCATtctgaaatataaaatgattaataaatatacaacCAATTCAATTGTTtaacaatgaaaaaacaacaaaaaatatccaaaaatcaTTATCAATATTCAACACTGTTTCTTACGAAAGTGCCTAACTTCTAATCAACTATAGGCTATTCAATTCATCACCCTCCATTGCATCTCCATTCCAACCCAATTGCATAACAACACATTTCATTCAAGCTAGTCATGAATTTTGTAAGAGAACAATTGTAGTATCATATTGAttgtgaaaaaaaagagaatatttaTGGAGAATTTGTGCGGTACCAAAATCGAATTAacctatttttcttcttcttgtttgcattcattctcttcatcttgataaaataaaataaaaagttgagAATTGGCAGGAGAAGAAACGCTGCGAGCAGGGTGAATTTTTTGTAAATCTCGGCAGTTGCGTTAAATTAGAGGCGAGAGAAttctatgaaaataatataaaataaagattgcTAATGTGGCAGAAAGAGGCGCTCATAGTCCCTCACAAATTGTCCCTCAGCATATCAATTCTCAATTCACAAATTGTCCCTCAACATATCAACTTGTTCAATATATGCCACAAACAATAGCGATGCACAATTTCCGGCAAAACTCTTGCAAGTGCTTTTGTCAATGCCGGATCTTGATCGGTGATGATTGCTTTTGGAGCACTTGTTGGCATAGCTTCAATAAACTTCTCAAGCAACCAAATATATGATTTAGTTTTCTCATCGCTTAGAAATCCACATCCAAAAACTATagtttgatgatgatgattaatCCCTACGAAAGGTGTAAAAATCATTGCATACTTATTGGTGTTATAAGTTGAATCCAACACAACGACATCACCAAATACACTATAGGCTGCTCTTGACTTAGGATCTGCCCAAAAACATCGGCTGAACCTATTATTCGAATCTGtctcaaaagtcaaagaaaaatgatttgttCTTCTCTTTCTCAGATGTAAAGAATTCTATCAGAGTTTCAGCATCGATTCCCTTTTGTTCATCCCTTAATTCTTTCTCAAAATTCCTAATATCTCTTTCTGTGCAACCTATACTTTCAGGTCCACCATACTCAATCTCTAATAGTTGCATTTGCTGACATGTCGGAATGTTACCTTCTGAAAATTTTTGAGTTAATACTTTCTTCACAGTAGAAACATTACGGTGTGATCGAAGCAAGTGAACTTTTGAAGGAGTCGAAAGTCCATGATTATGACCTTCCACAAAGACGCTGACACTCCAATCCGATCCAGTTTGTTGCTTGACAATCGAAATTTTTGCCTTACAATCAGTTCTAACTTCACCACGAGCTCTTGAATTGATCGTGGCACCATTCACTGCTCTTTTTTTTGAACGATTCTCATCAGTTTGACCAGCTTTGAAGCACACAAATTGTTTTCAAACAAGCTCAttgtttttcttgttctttttGCTACTACTTGATCTTGCGCTAAAACCAGCTTCCCGTGCATACTGATTGTAGTATGCAAACGCATCATCAACCGTTGCAAATCTCATTCCAATTTCCGGCTTTCGATCGTTTGCAACTTGAGGGATATATAGATTCTCGTTCATATTTTCACTCAAAGAGTTGATATCCTCTTCATCATTCTTTGCAGGTAAATAAATCGTGCAACTTAGTTTCTCAAAATGCAGTGAGGTAAtaaattctataaaatataatctacataaaaaaataaaaattaatacaattaataaagaagaaaaggtTAAAACTACTTACATGAGCATCTTCTTCCATAACTGTACGAtatcaaaacaagaaagagCATTAGtaacttaaataaatgaaactaatgcttgatatttcttgatccaataaagaaaaacaaatcatGTGTAATCAATTGACATTACGTTTGGGAAAAAGAACAACAAAAGGTGTAGTAAAAATTCAAACCTGTACTCATCTATGTGcaaattaaaacaacaactGGTGCAAACTTGACTAGCGAATTCTTGAGGAGGACTTGAGCGtggaaaatttgagaaaagcGATCAGCAATGtaatctcaattttttatgaaaacgGCGTATTCAGCAGAATTCTCATTGAATAGGTTAATATTGCGTTAAATTAGAGGCGGGAGAATtctatgaaaataaaataaaataaagattgctgacgtggcaggaagAGGCGCTCATAGTCCCTCACAAATTGTCCCTCTGCTTATCAATTCTCattctttattatatacaaataataaatttgattgcACGTACAATCAAAAccacataaaatatttttattgactaTAGTAAAAATTACTAAACGCTGTTATATGCAtaaaaattagacaaaaaaaaaaagtgaggcagaataataaaaaaacaaatgaactAAGTTACAGATTTAGAGTGAAAAACAAAAGGCAACTGAAACAAGATAAACCGTAAAAactcttaattttaaaagagcccaaaaaaagaacaaattatattgaaaGAGGGGTTTTGGGTTTTAGGTCATTTTAATCTCCACAAATTAACCgtaaaaactctaattttgaGCTGAAGAAATTGATCGGAAGAACAATGGTGTTCGGTCAAGTGGTTATTGGACCACCGGGCTCCGGCAAGACCACCTACTGCAACGGCATGTCTCAGTTCCTCCAGCTCGTCGGCCGGTACTTTATGAACTTTCACCAATCTTGTCCTCTACTTATTTTCACCTTTTTTCGCATCAAATGCTACTATAATGCGTTCTCGAATGCGGAATTCTGGAAAAAGTCTAATCTTGATTGTTACTGAGGTTTTGGGTTATGAATTTACTTTGGTGTTGTGTTTTTTGAATTGTTGCAGGAAGGTTGCGGTGATCAACTTGGATCCAGCTAATGATTCTTTGCCGTATCCTTTTCGTTTGTTGTTTTCCGTGTGATTAAAATTCGCCTATTGTTACTTACTGGTGGagttattttgtgtatttggATGTTATGTGAGCTTATTCCTTATTGTAATGAAGATATGACTGTGCAATTAATATCGAGGATTTGATTAAGCTTGAAGATGTCATGGCGGAGCATTCTCTTGGCCCTAATGGAGGTGTAACTTTTGTGCTGGTTGTCGAACTTTATAGGGTTATTCGAGTTGCAGATATGCAGCTAGGTGTAACTTTcgaatgattattttttcgatttatAGTTTGCGGACTTTCTTCGATTCAGCTAGATTTGTAGTTTGCAGATATGCAGCTTGGTGTCACGCATTGCTTTCCAAAGAAGACTTCAGCATAAGGCAATATGTACAACTCAAACACGATCCAATCCTGTGTTATTTGAGTTTGCCATATTGTTTTGTTCTAAAGTCTTTATACTGTTTGAGTTCTGTAGCTATTTATGAGCAGTGCTACTTCAGTGATTCAACTATCAGTTACTGAATTATGTGTCGATTTTTGTGTACTGGTTTTATGTTTACTTGATGGACGAAGTGGTGTGGCTTTGAATGGTCTTTTACTTGTTGTGAATGAAAAATTGGTAATGTTTAgttattgtttgttttttcttcaAGCACGTAATGAACCGTTCATTTTTCAATGTATCAAAACATTTATATAAAGTGACATTCTGTGGATATGATAGTATGTTTTTGTTAGTCTATTTCATTGATGGAAAATTATTCTGTCATGTTCAACAGGTCTTGTTTACTGCATGGATTTTTTGGACAAGAACATCGATTGGTTAGAAGCCAAACTGAAACCCCTTCTCAAAGGTTGCTTAGTCTTTTGATTATTAGTTCATCttgcttatttatttttgatgcGTTCCAtctgtttataattttatgtcaCCAGCAGATACAAATGATTCATCAAAATGGCTAGCcctttttcgttttagtaatTGTCAAGAAATGGTGATTTTTAAATgctgatttaaaaaatataactgaTTATGGTGGGGTTTTCCAAGCTTCCTAAACCATATGATGGTCTTCCTTTCAACAAAATAGAAGCAAAATTACGAGAGATGGTAACAGTTTTGGGGCACCAAACATTGTTGTGTTACAAACTTGACAGAgatatattttctttgttgattttcctgtgttttaaaattagtaactTTTGTAAGTAAAATCAAGATGTCCTGATTCTGTGTTACTCAACAATAAAGCTATTAATGGACTTGTATAATTGTTTCATACCTAGAGCAACAATTGTTGCCGACCTTCATGATACTTCAGATACTTTGTCTATGCAAGATTGTCCTTTCCATCAACgattgttgttttatttgctCATACTGCATTCTTCCTATTATCCTATCAGTTTATGCTTGCTGCTAGCAATTGTATTGTACTGTTATCTATGTTaatccttttcattttattcactCCAGAACTATATTCCAATTTTTCATTAAGGAGGGTGAAACTGATGTCATTTTGCAGATCACTATCTTCTCTTTGATTTCCCTGGCCAGGTGGaactcttttttcttcatgaaAATGCCAAAAAAGTCATCATGAGACTTGTCAAGAAGTTAGATCTCAGGGTATATTGTTCATCTCTGCAATTGCTTCCATTACCTTGAAATTTTACAGGATGCAACttctttttcaaaatgattagttttgttatttgaCGCTTATGTATTAGTACTTGTAACCAATGAGGCTTCCTATTTGGAACTAGTTGTTGAAATTCTTAATGGTCCCTCTCTGTTTTGCAGTTGACTGCTGTTCACTTGATTGATGCTCACCTTTGTAGCGATCCAGGGAAGTATATTAGCGCACTGCTGCTTTCACTGTCAACCATGCTACACATGGAGCTCCCCCATGTTAATGTTTTGTCAAAGATCGATCTTATTGAAAGCTATGGCAAGCTAGGTTAGAGCTATTTGATTAGCTAGGACATAAACTATCTTATTTAAGTTCTGATGTCATGCTTGTATTAACCCTTTgcttattttgcagctttcaACCTTGACTTCTACACTGATGCACATGATTTATCGTATCTACAGCATCATCTTGACCAAGATCCACGATCTGCTAAGTATAGGTATGAAACCAGTCTGAGTCATATATAGAAGTTGACGTTGATGTTAGAATGCTCTATTTGGCATCTAATGACTTGATGTATTGAAGTAGCATAAATCTCCTTCATATTAGTGATTGAGAATGAGCTCTAGTGGAATTTAATATCAAAGACATAGGTCGTCCATTTAGTACAATCATCTGTCTAATGTTTCTGTGACTTGGCTGTTGAAACTCTACTCATCAATGGTGGGATCTTGCAATCTCTGGTATTGCATAATTGGCAAGATATGAAATGCATTCTGTGATCACCTCTTATAAGCTTTTATGGAGGATAATCGTTTGATATCCAATAGCTCCAGCACACCTCTTTACTTGCCTGCTAGTTGCTTATAGAAATCTTGATACTTGCATATACATTTTGAACagattattcaaaatttcaatttaggGTCTGTTGTTAGGCCCGATCTGGACGCTATAATACTATATACGATGGTAGCATGTTTGACAAGCTTAAGCTATGAAAGATTGTAATTGTATTGTATGTTGGTTCCAACAAAATGGCTATCTGCTTTAACTTCTAtagtttcatttattaattgctATGTTTTCAGTGGAGATTCACTATAATTTGGAGCCAGGAATACTAGCATGTATGAGTTCCACTAGCTATCACATGTAGAGGCCCATTTTTCGCAATTTTCATCCTTTTGAAGATTAATCTGGTTCCATAATTGTGTATGTTTCATGTAGTCAAGCTACCAATACACTGTTTCTTTACTTTCTCCAGAAAGCTAACAAAGGAGCTCTGTGAAGTTATAGAAAATTTCAGCCTTGTCGACTTCACCACTCTGGACATTCAGGCATGTTTACATCCCTGTATGATGTAATGGTCAGTTCTGAGTGCATATATACTGAGCTTCTACCCATGGTTTTTCAGGATAAGGTGAGCGTTGGGAATCTAGTTAAACTGATTGACAAGACCAACGGATACATATTTGCTGGGATTGATTCAAGTGCAGTTGAATTTAGCAAAATCGCAGTTGGTCAAGTTGATTGGGATTATTACAGATATCCTTTTCTCGTCTTAATCTTTCGTCTACACATGCTCCCTTCCTCATTTTAgttctttatattatttcctTAGTATACATATGCAATTGCTTTTCACATTATCTTGATTTTTGTACTTTTGACACAGTAATTTTCGTATAGGAGTATATTCTTGTTCGATAATTCAGTGCGAGCTAGATTTGCATAAATCTAAACCTCAAAGAGTCTTAGCAAGCAACATTTTAATTCATGTTCCAGATATAAATTATTGTTGCTCGTTCCTCGTCTGAAGCTGTTTCTCATTAAACACTTGAACATTCTAACATTTGATCCAACTATGAATTCAGTCTGGTTTTCCTTGACATAGCAGTTCACAGTGGCAGCTGTGCAGGAGAAGTACATAAAAGACGACGAAGTATTTGATGACGAGATCATCACTTCACCACAACCACCATCGTCTATTGCTGAACATGATCTTCAAAAGGATGAACGTTGATGATATTGCTCGTGCACTTTAAAACTGTAAGTTTCCTCTGCAGTTGTGCCATAGATTTCGACTACAGCTTGAACATAATGTAGTACGGAGGCAACATTATTGTATATGTGAAGATCATGAATTTTGTCTTGTTACTTTAGCTTTGATGATCGAGTTCAAGATCATGTCTACTGAATTGAATTTCCTagttctttcttttttggaaaaagaaaagatgttTGATTAAATCAAGTCTGAAAGATTTAGGAAGATTCTTTCACTTTTGCCGATGTAGATGTAAGTAGTCTAGTAGGTCGCACGATTTatgaacatatttttaaaaatgcgATTTATCTAGAAAATGTAAGTAAAGCATGAACAAACAGCAGTTTCAAGTCGTCTTCTAGATTACcttgattttcaaatttatttttctacttcTAGATGCCTTGATCAAAGATGccaatcatttaattttcatgcaTAATTTGACTTGCATAAATGGATTTTCCATTTCATACATGAAGCTTGAAAGTTCTCTCAAAACTTGTGGATAAATAATGGTTTTAAATTCTTTGGGATCTtatcttcaattattacatgctatatatggaaaaaagttactaatattccaaaaaaatctCTCATTTTCATACATCATTGGCGAGCTGAAATGTAGTCATTCTTGAGTGGCTATATGTTTGGACTAATTATAAACAAACTAATTCTGAATACTATTGACACGTTCGCAcagtaaatttaaatttctaattgaACTACAAATATGCGAATGCGACgcatattttgttattaacaCAAGCTTATTTCGAATAAATAAATGGTTGTATTAGGAATTGATTTTAGTTAAATCAATTTTCGCAAGTGATGTCGTGAATCCCATTTGCaacaataatactactatactagtagtagtatttaattagaaCATCTAAATCTCATCAACAAGCTCGTGTAAAAAATCATGATATTCGAATAGGACAAATTGAAAGTTTGAGACATTGTTAAAACGTTTTCCATTGTGAATTTTTATAGTTCTTCACAACAGATTGAAAGGcttttatagaattaattcaCTTGAAATGATGAAAGTCATTTAATTTAGCCCATCCATGGAAATTTAGGACTCAAGCTTCCAAACCCTATTATCTATTATTACAGCGCGCCTTTTCCATATATTCATTGACTactatttcaaatataaactAAACCTTTCTCATTATCGTATCATTATTATACTACAAGAATGGGATTTATTCGATGATGCGAAATACTTACACAATTGTCCAATGCTGTGTCGGGAAATCTTGTCTACACCTCATCCAAAAAACCTGGGAAAATATCGGTGCACATATAAGATTGAACCCAAGATCTATCGCTAAGGAAGGTGTTTGTGGTACTTGAGCTACGTATTCATTGATGAAACTTTAATTAACATTAAATCCTATAAATGGCCGtccatttataaaatactaatttaaccAGCCTTCTATACTATCGATATTTATACAGATTTAGGCAGAACTAATTATGCTCAATAAAGATATCCAAAACAcacatatactactattacgTTCTTTATTCGAATTATGTAAGATTATAACATACTGTCAATAATATGCTCCAAGTTtgatttaacaaaattaataagcTAGCTTCAACGGCTTATCTAGTGATCAGAagaatatttaatcaaatataaacaaatcaaactcAAGTTAATCTAGTACTAATATTCAGCTTGTGAGTTTgctggaaaattaaaatataaattaaatttgttagttTGAGAAGTTAACATATTGTTTTAAATCCATAATTTGTTAGCAATATTCCCCTTGGAAATTTTAGTACTATCTTATTGATTTCCGTCGTACAAATACGTACAGCCTAACAAAATCatataccaaaatttattCCTCCTCTCACTCTCCTCCATTGGCCTTCagaaattatattatgtttttagataaaaataaaatcgaaaTGGATCATGTGATTGAGGCCTCACGAAGAATTGTTTAATACTACTGCAATTGTTTAAATAAGGATTATCTTACATTATTGACGTGGTATTTTAAATATTcctataattttgaaaaacaaataatcgGTGGCAGTTGATAGCTTGCAAGTTACTCCACctaactatttaatattccaGCCGCCATATCTACTAGTAATAACAAAATAGGGGTCTCAGTTCTTAATTGTCATCGGTTGTGAATTAtctgattttattattatcttaattagcattatctattttaaatatatacgCAATATTGACTGTTGGGTAGCTTCAAAATAATAGTGTACTGTATTTTTCAATACCATATTTTTTTACGTTCGATTTGATAAGTTAGattaaattaagttttataaattttagtacATTAAATAGATTGTATAATTTCATAGTCAATTTTGGATATTATGTAAGATTATTCTTGATTTAtgagtttaattttttgagcggtttaatttcaatacaaatttaattttgagaaatcgaacacaataaaattgtaattaacTAAGAAaactataaacaaaaaagttaGAAGGATGTCTTGCCGATCTATTAAGTAGTGTAGTATTTTAAAAACGGTGAGAGGcgttttaaattaatcaaatgaaTAAACCAACAACTACGGTTAATAAATACATTAGGTATTGTGATTAATGCGTACATGCATAGGTAAGTATATCTGAACGCCTAGGACTCTCTAGAAAAAATACTACTTGGactatttatagttttttatttaggAGAATTGGACTATTTCtttgaaatatcaaaaaaCCATCAAATTATAA
Above is a genomic segment from Salvia hispanica cultivar TCC Black 2014 unplaced genomic scaffold, UniMelb_Shisp_WGS_1.0 HiC_scaffold_321, whole genome shotgun sequence containing:
- the LOC125198902 gene encoding GPN-loop GTPase QQT1 isoform X2, with protein sequence MVFGQVVIGPPGSGKTTYCNGMSQFLQLVGRKVAVINLDPANDSLPYDCAINIEDLIKLEDVMAEHSLGPNGGLVYCMDFLDKNIDWLEAKLKPLLKDHYLLFDFPGQVELFFLHENAKKVIMRLVKKLDLRLTAVHLIDAHLCSDPGKYISALLLSLSTMLHMELPHVNVLSKIDLIESYGKLAFNLDFYTDAHDLSYLQHHLDQDPRSAKYRKLTKELCEVIENFSLVDFTTLDIQDKVSVGNLVKLIDKTNGYIFAGIDSSAVEFSKIAVGQVDWDYYRVAAVQEKYIKDDEVFDDEIITSPQPPSSIAEHDLQKDER
- the LOC125198902 gene encoding GPN-loop GTPase QQT1 isoform X1, coding for MVFGQVVIGPPGSGKTTYCNGMSQFLQLVGRKVAVINLDPANDSLPYDCAINIEDLIKLEDVMAEHSLGPNGGVTFVLVVELYRVIRVADMQLGLVYCMDFLDKNIDWLEAKLKPLLKDHYLLFDFPGQVELFFLHENAKKVIMRLVKKLDLRLTAVHLIDAHLCSDPGKYISALLLSLSTMLHMELPHVNVLSKIDLIESYGKLAFNLDFYTDAHDLSYLQHHLDQDPRSAKYRKLTKELCEVIENFSLVDFTTLDIQDKVSVGNLVKLIDKTNGYIFAGIDSSAVEFSKIAVGQVDWDYYRVAAVQEKYIKDDEVFDDEIITSPQPPSSIAEHDLQKDER